The stretch of DNA CCGAGCGTTCGTCCCTGGTCGGAAAATCGCTGGGAGAATTGAACTGGAGTCGTCTTTCCGGCGTTCAGCTGCTCGGCGTCTCCCGCGAGGGTGTGCGCTCACTCTTCCCTTCCCGCGAATTTGTGTTTGAGGTTTCCGATACGCTGTTGCTCTGTGGAAGTCGGGCAGCGCTCGATAACCTAATGCGCGATCTTGACCACACCGTCACTTCCTGAACCCTTTCACGATCTCGTGCGTTCTTCCCTCGCAGGAGTCCACAGTGCGTTTAGTCTTGGCACCCGGCTCGGACTGCATTGTATCAGGAACCGATGCGACGCTTCCACCACGTATTCTTTGATCTCGACGGTACGCTGATCGATCATTTCGACGCGATCCACCAGTCCTTTGTTCACGCTGCACAACAACTCGATCTGGAGCCTCCCAGCTATGATAAGGTCGTTGCAACCGTGGGTGGTTCGGTCCCGGTCACGGCATCCCGATTGTTTCCGAAATCAAACCCGGAAACCGTTGCCACTTTGTTTGAATCCCACTTTGACACCGTGATGTACGACGCCGTCGAGATCAATCACGGCTCCGAATGGTTATTGCAATCCTTGCAGGAAATCGGCATCCGCTGCATAGTTTTCACGAATAAGCGAGGAGATAAGGCACGAGCGATTTGCGAACATCTGGGTCTTTCCCGCTGGCTCACCGGAATTGTGGGAACGGGCGATACCCCTTGGCGCAAGCCCGAGCCGGAATTCACAAGGCATGCATTGCGACAGTTTTCCGCCCAGGTGGAATCAAGCTGCCTCATCGGCGATTCTCCATTCGACGAACAGGCCGCTCTTTGCGTTGGCATGCCCTGCTTTCTCGTTGCCACAGGTTCCCACAGCTTCAAGCACCTTTGCTCCGAGGCACAAAGCCCCGTCTACCCCGAACTTCACTCCATCGGTCGCAAGGTGTTCGATCTAGCCACCTAAGACGAATGATTGTTTTAGATGCTGAACCCAGGATTTGACAAAACACCGTTCGGCAGATGCCGAACTCAAAACGCTCCGATATAATCGGAGCTGCAAAAATCCCGACAAGTCGGGGAACAAAAAGCCTTTTTGTCGCTGTGAAACAGCGTTATGTGGCCCATAGGCCTTATAGGCTGACATTCGCCAGCCGATGTTTCAAAACTCAGTTGTTTAAACCATAAAGGGCATGAGGGTGGTCAGTCCACTGATCAGTGGTAAGCACGATCAACCAGCGAAACCCTTTGGGATTTGTGTGTTTTGTGCCTTTTGTGGTTGAAGTTTTTCATCTGAATTGTGGCACCGTGCAGCGAGCTGCGATGGCGAAGTGGAAATGGTTGATGAGGAAGAATCGATGCTTCGGTTGGATCAGTGTTAGTGAAGGCTGACGCACTGCAGGAGTTGGAACATCGTGCAGCTGCGCTGCGCGCAACAGGTTTTTGTGTGTAGTTTTTGAACCTGTTACTGGGAAAGGTCGAACTGTTGAGGTATTCGAGTGTCCATGGGTCGAAATTTTTCCAAATTCCGCTACGGGGGATCCGATGGCTTTGGGAGGGGCGTGGCGGGCTGGAACGGCGGCTCTCGGCGAGCGGGAACCCTACGCAAGATAGGAAAATCACCATGAGAGAAGATCCATGAGAACGGTATTGGGTTATGGGCGATGGGTCTCGACTCAATTCGAATCTGTGCCCATCTCATAGATCTGTGGTTTAAAAAGAAAGAATTTGAACCAGTTCAGGGCGGAGCTGCAAAAACCCCGACTTCTCGGGTGAAAACAAATTCCTCAAACCTCACAGCTCATCACATCTCAACCTTCGCCATCTCAGCTCCGCTGCAACCAAGCGCGAGCTGGAAGCTCCCGCTACCCTTCAACCATCGCCCATCAGACATCCGC from Puniceicoccaceae bacterium encodes:
- a CDS encoding HAD family hydrolase encodes the protein MRRFHHVFFDLDGTLIDHFDAIHQSFVHAAQQLDLEPPSYDKVVATVGGSVPVTASRLFPKSNPETVATLFESHFDTVMYDAVEINHGSEWLLQSLQEIGIRCIVFTNKRGDKARAICEHLGLSRWLTGIVGTGDTPWRKPEPEFTRHALRQFSAQVESSCLIGDSPFDEQAALCVGMPCFLVATGSHSFKHLCSEAQSPVYPELHSIGRKVFDLAT